Proteins co-encoded in one Cinclus cinclus chromosome Z, bCinCin1.1, whole genome shotgun sequence genomic window:
- the LOC134057052 gene encoding 3'-5' RNA helicase YTHDC2-like isoform X4 yields MAGDSALSTVTHIIVDEVHERDRFSDFLLIKLRDVLQSHADLKLIISSAALDADLFVRYFGCCPVIHIQGRPFEVKEMFLEDILRSTGYTNKEMVKYKKEKQQEEKQQITLTEWCSAQEDNSKLEPQRPRRVPRATEECSLLGDDGDTVFNQLTEKDVSCLEQWLIKEMDSCLSDIWLHKDVDAFAQVFHLILTENVSVDYRHSETSATALMIASGRGFLSQVEQLISMGANIHCRASNGWMAVDWAKRFGQTEVVDLLESYSASSGFGNLDESSLVRASGSDLSAEDRELLTAYHHSFDDEKVDLDLIMHLLYNICHNCETGAILIFLPGYDEIVSLKDRILFDDRRFADNAHRYQVFMLHSNMQTSDQKRVLKSPPPGVRKIILSTNIAETSITVNDVVFVIDSGKVKEKSFDALSCVTMLKMVWISKASAIQRKGRAGRCQPGVCFRLFSRLRFENMLEFQTPELLRMPLQELCLHTKLLAPTNCPVVDFLMKAPDPPPALIVKNALQMLKSIDAMDPWEDLTELGFHLTELSVEPHLGKMVLCAVVLRCLDPVLTIACALAYRDPFVLPTLASQKHAAMLCRKRFTAGTFSDHMVLLRALQAWQKARSDGWERAFCEKNFLSQATMQIIVGMRTQLLGQLRASGFVRARGGIDIRDVNANSENWAVVKAALVAGMYPNLVHVDRQNLVLTASKEKKVRFHPTSVLSQPRYKKIPPVNGQTAAVEALPTDWLIYDEMTRAHRIANIRCCSVVTPITVALFCGPARLPSNALQASASCQGDRVSSDSSDSEMEDRTTSNVSLLKLDEWLHLKLDSEAAGLLLQLRQKWHSLFLRRMRAPSKSWSQADEAILRAVVAVLTAEEQSAGLQQPSGIGQRPRPLASEDRLFASTWRSTNTRRSTAETEFSESSNAGKVVITRPIPHHPKKNKRKNILHFKQTSDDRSDRSSVRSADSSSFASPCASPCSPISGKASKSPSPRQNMPVRYFIMKSSNLQNIEISQQKGIWSTTPNNERKLNGAFWESSMVYLIFSVQGSGHFQGFARMGSSIGCEKSQDWGSAGFGGVFKVEWIRKESIPFQFAHHLLNPWNDNKKVQISRDGQELEPHVGEQLLQLWDHIPLE; encoded by the exons aagaaaaacagcaaattaCTCTTACTGAGTGGTGTTCTGCTCAAGAAGATAATAGTAAGCTGGAACCTCAGAGACCAAGACGTGTCCCAAGGGCAACTGAAGAGTGTAGTCTGTTAGGTGATGATGGTGACACAGTATTTAATCAACTG actGAGAAAGATGTGAGTTGCCTTGAGCAATGGTTAATAAAAGAAATGGATTCTTGTCTTTCTGACATCTGGTTGCATAAAGATGTTGATGCCTTTGCTCAGGTGTTCCATCTCATTTTAACTGAAAATGTCAGTG TTGATTATAGGCACAGTGAAACCAGTGCGACTGCACTAATGATTGCTTCAGGGAGAGGATTTTTGAGTCAAGTAGAGCAGCTGATCAGTATGGGAGCAAATATCCACTGCAGAGCATCTAATGGCTG GATGGCTGTAGACTGGGCTAAGCGCTTTGGACAAACAGAGGTTGTTGACCTGTTGGAATCCTACAG TGCTTCATCAGGGTTTGGAAATCTGGATGAAAGTTCCCTGGTCCGAGCAAGTGGTAGTGACCTTAGTGCAGAGGACAGAGAGCTGTTGACAGCTTATCATCACAGTTTTGATGATGAAAAAGTGGATCTGGACCTCATTATGCACTTACTTTATAATATCTGTCATAATTGTGAGACCG GagcaattttaatatttctcccTGGATATGATGAGATAGTTAGCCTGAAGGACCGTATTCTTTTTGATGACAGGAGATTTGCTGACAATGCTCACAG ATATCAGGTTTTCATGCTTCATTCAAATATGCAGACTTCGGATCAGAAGAGAGTACTTAAAAGTCCACCTCCTGGTGTGCGCAAAATA ATTCTTTCTACAAATATAGCAGAAACCAGCATAACAGTCAATGATGTTGTATTTGTTATTGACTCAGGCAAGGTGAAAGAG AAGTCGTTTGATGCACTGAGTTGTGTTACAATGCTAAAAATGGTATGGATTTCAAAAGCAAGTGCTATCCAGAGAAAAGGCAG ggctGGGCGCTGTCAGCCTGGAGTCTGTTTTCGTCTCTTCAGCAGGCTCCGTTTTGAGAACATGTTGGAATTTCAGACTCCAGAACTTCTAAGAATGCCACTTCAG GAGCTTTGTTTACACACCAAACTTCTGGCTCCAACTAATTGTCCAGTTGTTGACTTTCTTATGAAAGCTCCTGATCCTCCACCAGCTTTAATTGTGAAAAATGCTCTGCAAATGCTCAAG TCTATAGATGCCATGGACCCTTGGGAAGATCTCACTGAACTTGGTTTTCATCTCACTGAATTGTCAGTGGAGCCACACCTTGGTAAAATGGTGTTGTGTGCCGTTGTTTTGAGGTGTCTGGATCCTGTTCTTACCATAGCTTGTGCTCTTGCCTACCGAGACCCTTTTGTGCTGCCCACGCTGGCCTCTCAAAAGCATGCAGCTATGCTGTGTAGGAAACGTTTTACTGCAGGAACCTTCAGCGACCACATGGTGCTTCTCAGGGCTTTACAG GCGTGGCAGAAGGCCCGCAGTGATGGCTGGGAGAGAGCCTTCTGCGAAAAGAACTTCTTGTCTCAAGCTACAATGCAGATCATTGTAGGAATGAGAACACAGTTGCTTGGCCAGCTTAGAGCCTCAG gtTTTGTTAGAGCCAGAGGAGGAATTGATATTAGAGATGTTAATGCTaactctgaaaactgggctgtAGTTAAAGCTGCCTTAGTGGCTGGGATGTATCCCAATCTCGTGCATGTAGACAGACAGAACCTGGTTTTAACTGCAtcaaaggagaagaaagtgcGATTTCATCCTACCTCTGTTCTTAGTCAGCCTCGGTATAAAAAG ATTCCCCCAGTCAATGGCCAAACTGCAGCTGTTGAAGCACTCCCTACAGACTGGCTGATATATGACGAAATGACGAGAGCTCACAGGATAGCAAACATCAGGTGCTGTTCTGTTGTAACACCCATCACTGTGGCTCTCTTCTGTGGACCAGCTAGGTTACCAAGTAATGCTTTACAGGCATCTGCATCCTGTCAAG GAGACAGGGTATCCAGTGATAGCAGTGACAGTGAGATGGAGGACAGAACAACTTCTAATGTATCACTTCTCAAGCTAGATGAATGGCTTCACCTCAAACTGGACTCTGAA GCTGCTGGTTTGCTGTTGCAACTCAGACAAAAGTGGCATAGCTTATTTCTGCGTCGTATGCGAGCTCCTTCTAAATCATGGTCTCAAGCTGATGAAGCAATTTTAAGAGCAGTTGTAGCTGTTTTGACTGCTGAAGAACAGTCTGCAGGTTTGCAGCAGCCTTCAGGAATTGGTCAGAGACCAAGACCTCTGGCTTCTGAAGATCGTCTTTTTGCATCTACATGGAGGTCAACTAACACCAGGAGAAGTACAGCAGAAACTGAATTCTCTGAATCCTCTAATGCTGGAAA AGTTGTAATTACACGTCCCATACCTCATCATCCAAAGAAGAATAAAcgaaaaaatattttgcacttCAAACAAACTTCTGATGACAGGTCAGATCGATCATCAGTGAGGTCTGCAGACAGCAGTAGCTTCGCTAGCCCCTGTGCTAGTCCATGTTCTCCAATATCTGGAAAG GCTTCCAAATCACCTTCACCAAGACAAAATATGCCAGTTCGGTACTTTATAATGAAAAGTAGCAACTTACAGAACATTGAGATTTCTCAGCAGAAGGGTATATGGTCCACTACACCAAATAATGAACGGAAGCTGAATGGAGCCTTTTGGGAAAGCAGCATGGTTtacttaatattttctgttcaaGGGTCTGGACACTTCCAG GGTTTTGCTAGAATGGGTTCATCAATAGGGTGTGAGAAAAGTCAGGACTGGGGATCTGCTGGATTTGGAGGTGTCTTTAAGGTGGAATGGATCCGAAAAGAAAGCATTCCTTTTCAGTTTGCACATCATTTGCTCAACCCTTGGAATGACAACAAGAAAGTACAAATAAGCAGAGATGGCCAG GAGCTGGAACCACATGTTGGAGAGCAGTTGTTGCAGCTTTGGGACCATATTCCTTTGGAATGA